Part of the Catharus ustulatus isolate bCatUst1 chromosome 18, bCatUst1.pri.v2, whole genome shotgun sequence genome is shown below.
AATCAATTCAGAGTTTGTTGAAATAGTGAGCATTTTTCTGACCCTGATTTTACAACCTGCTCCCTCACTGCCACTTCACAAACTCTAAAATGTAACATTATACCAATAAAGCCaagatttgtttctttgctaTCTAGTTTATCTGAAAACACCTTCACCCAATTCCATCTCAAAGAGGAGTTAAGAAAGCTCACTTCAAAATCATCATGTGCAAAAAAATCTCTTGGTGACTTCTCAGAACAATAAGTGCAGCTTTCCAACCCACCTTCTGTATAAATTATGCCAATCTGAGCACTGGGGTTTATTCTTGGTGCATTGAAATTTGAATTAGCAGTCATGTCAGACTGTGGTTTCTTATTGTTCTGGCACACAAAGACTCCTGCTCCCCATTTATAGGTATTTATATAGATCAGAAAGGTCTAATCAACACCCTCCTGAGTGACACTTTAATTGCCTGCTGGAAATGCCTCAAATGAAGTTGTGTTTCTTAGCCcaaatttttttgtgtaaaacGTTTATTTTGCATGCAAAGCCAGGGGATTTTCAGTGTCTGCAGTTGTTGTGGGTCTCATTATTTACATCAGAGTTTATCTGCATTTGCatatttgtgttgttttggcTGATGCCAAGGCAGAGGCTGTGATGgctctggaacagcagcagcagggtttgaTTTATGATGGGATCCTATTAACAAATGACTCACCTCATGGAAGAGCTTAACTCCAGGCTTCAACAtttctgtaaattatttcaCTTCTCCAGGGCCTGTCCTtagctgctccatcctgctgaATAACAATTCACAGAGATCAGCTTGTGTTTGTAGCATGTGGGAcacaccagtgctcccagctctgagctgccacCTTCTCCTGCACTTCTGGGCTGTTGATGAGCTCATGGCACAGCCCTAAACACTTTTCCAAGGCAGCCTGGGTTATTTCCCCTCCTGTTCCTCACTCTGCCATTTCTTTCACTTGCATCTCAAGTaggaatttttcccattccctgctcaaAATGAATATTAttccattttcctgctctgacaTCCCATTTGGGTTgtagaaatggaaatgctgctgagctgtgtgtgacCTGTGGTGCAGCCctgcatttttggggtctcagccACCTGGATCCCACCCAATTTGACATTTTCTCTCTTATATTGTCACTGGTTTTCCCTCTCCCAATCTGTTTCATGTTGCTGCTCAGTTTCCTCTGCTGAATAAAACGTGGGAGAATTctctattatttattatttattattaagcACAGAGTATAAAACAATAAGAACCTTCTAAGGACATGACTATTCTACAAATTATGTTAAACCCAgtaattttatgctttttttttttttttcctaatgctACCTCAGTAGATGAACTTTAAAATGTGGTCAACTTCTAGTGgatcatttatttctttttattctttgcagAGGTGACAGCCACCTGTGTAGTCAGAAAGCTGCTGTGTATTCTCTTGATGTTGAAGCAAATCCACCAGAAAggatatttaaattaattgacCAAGTCAATCCCAGTATTTTCTGCATTCATGCTACAAACTGTAAGTAGAGCTGTAGGCAGTGTTAAGCATTGTGGTGTTGTTTATTGTAAggtataaaaaaaaagattaaatttaaaattatttttattttattaaacctCTCAGGAAACTGGTAATTCTGTCTGCTCACAGTCCTTATGTTGTGATGCTTTCATGTGAAAACATGGAATTAAACATCTGGTACTCTTGGTCTTCtttattgaaaaaaaccaaaatagcttggaggttttttttgtaaataatttatcaTCCTAAATAAATCATGTTCAAAGTACACTCATTGTTACTAAATATtgtttctatatatttttttccttaaattatctccttctttaaatattttgacagaTAAACAAGCCCTGTACCTGAAATCCCCTGAAATCCCAACTCCAGAAAATTTTGATCAGCTGCTTGAAAAATATGGAGGTTCTTCTTTCAGGGCTGAGCCTGACAGCTGGGATTTGGATACAGATGTTCAAAATCCTCCTGAGGCAAATGAAACTTCCAGATATGAGGTAAATGATCTCTGATTCATTAGGAGGTGAATTATATTTGATACAATTAGTGTTAGATTATTccaaaaagaataaatcatCATTGTTTACATCTGCTTTTAAATAATGCAGTTCTGctggaagaaacaaaatttataTTGGTCTTAAAGCATAGAAatgtaaaaagaagaaatgtaataTTTAGTGACTTAAAAAATGAACtagattttttagaaatttgaaaaataagtcagattttttttctattttcaatgTAAAGCTGTAGCTGAAGAAATAAGTTCTGCTTTTGTTCATGTTTGTTGTTAATAAAAATGCTCTGAAGCTTTCCCTGGGCTGAAACACACCTGTGTACCTGACTGTGCTTTTTATTTGGCAGTATGGGCTTCCTGTGCAGACAGAGGATGCATTTCTAAGGCTGCCAAGTCCTGTTGTCTCTTCTTGGTGCTCTGATGCAAATCCTGCAGGTTGGAAAATGCACTTGAATCccaatttttttgctttctagtATTCTTGAGATTAGACAGTCAGAAATCTGGCACATTTGCCATGGAGAATTCAGCTAAAGGTTCATGAGCAGATGATTTTCAAATCACTcctgtttctctgttttgtttggttttttaaggcATAGAATGGAAATTGTGTTGCATCTCCATTAAACAATCAAAGTGAGCCGTGTAAATCCCTGAGAATCTTGTTAAAGGGTTGTTTATCCAACAATAAAATGTCCTGTTTGGCATAATTGGTTTAATCAAACAGTACAAGGGTGACACCCTGAGGGAGGAGGGGTTTGCACcaatccagccctgcctgggcagcctttGGCAGCTTCCCTTTGCCCAGGGGTTCCTCTCTCCAGTCAGATTTGCAGGCTGAGCTCTTCATTTTAACCTTTCACACAATTTCCTGAAAATCTGCAGAGGTGGAGgtgaaaaaaaagccacaagcAAACCCACACCTGCTTTTTCCAAACCCCACTGTCATCATTAAATGTGGGCTCATAAGTCATGGTGATGATTACAGGACTGAAgtttcttgtggaaaaaaaaatcttattaagAGATtcaaaaattaagtaattttcaTGAGGCTTTTTCTATTTGTTAAGAAGCAATATTTTGCCTCATAGCATGTtttaagaatataaaaaatttcATTCTTCAAAGCTGACATGAAACCTTATCTGCAATAGAAATGACATTTACTTTCAATTTTGCTTGTACCTGAGTTCTTgtattgtttttcatttatagTTTTCATAATTGCTCTTTCATTTCCTCCAGTAATACttggtgactttttttttcccagggtttTTAGTAAACCAAGCCACAAAATGCATTAGATCAGTAAGTGTGGAAAAATGTGACAGCATTCAAGCACTTAGCATGTTGTTTTATATCAACTCCAGCATTTTGGCAGTGAGTATAATTTGAAACAGTCATATGGCTGAAATATTcatgtttgatttctttttgcatCTGCAGAATGGAGTAACTTCTGTTTACTGAGGGATGTGGTGTTTtatctggatttttaaattgtggGTTGGGAAGAAACAGCAGACTTCTATACAGAAAGCCTTTGGGAATGTTTTTGCTTCAAGCTTTGGTTACAGAAGCATTTGCTGTTCTCTGCTTAGCCAAATGTAAATAATACAGTCAAAGATAAAGTAAAAAATCATAGTTTTGAAGAGCCAAGGTCATGCCTACTGAGTGAGTGCAGTTTCACATTTCTGTGCATGTTCAGGCTTTTCCAAGAAGCTCATTTACCAGAACACATCATTCtaagaaatctgaattttaaagtGTTGGTAAAACTTTGTACTGAAAAAAGAACCTGTCAGGTTTAATCCTTTGTATCTGCCCCTTTCCTCCAAGCCTCAGTTTTTTACTTTGTGCTCCTAAAGAACATGACTTGGAGCAAGTTTCTTTGGATCCTGCCTGCTAAAATCCAGTCTGGGGTTACTTTTCAAAGCTTTCCCTACTTTTTCATCCCCTCCTGATCTGGGGGATGATGTCTTTTGTATAAATAAATCCCCTGTAAGGATATTTGTGAagacaaagaaattattaaagaaaaaaaatgaaacttaaaTACATCATAGCTTAAGCTGATGGCTCCTTCCAGAAGCTGAAAGTCATAAAGAAACAGCAACCTCTTTAccattaaatctttttttaatttatgtaattatttaatttaattagtgAGTAACTGCCCTTCCAGGCTGCTCACAGATTCCAAAGCTGCAAAGGCAGTGAAGCCCACTAAGCAGTTCACACCCTCACATGGGATCATTCTGCTCCTTCAGGATCTCACTGAAATCAGCCAAGGATTGCTGCCACATGTTGGCTTTTGATCCTCCTGTTGTGGAAGTGGAGCAAACACTGCCCCAGAAGGGCTTTGAGTATCTCCATGTCCTCCCAAAATGAGTTCTTGTTGGCTGCAGGACCAAAAAAGTGCAAGAGTGGCTCaggccaggctccagcagctgagtGGGTTTGATTTAAAGATGAATTCCCTTTCCTGACTGGAAAAGTCCATAACCCCTTATCCCTGTGCTGCTTGCCAAGGCAGTGGCTGAGCTTGGGAGAGGTCAGAGTTCTGCCCAGAGCACGCTGGATGTCAGGAAGGATCAGCTGCAGGAACTGGAGGAggctgagaagctgctggagatgCTCTGTGGGAAGGTTCCCCTCCCAAAGGGAGCTGGAGGTGGGATGTGACAACGGAAAAGTgatggcacaggggacagggtggtgacagggcagagcaggagccctcccagtgccagcaggtggagctgctggcaAAAGAAACGGCAAACCAGTAACTGAGGGAGccttactgggagcactgggacagcgGGCCCTACAGAAAGCCCCATCCCCAGGAGCCCACCCTCCCTGCCAGGATGGGCAGTGCAGTGAGAGCAACGTTTTGGGAATTGTTACAGAAaatctctgctccctgttctGGCCTGACCAGCAgatccccagtgctggggattCCTGGAATCTCCCAACAGGAGATTTCACACATGGTACCATGGTtagttcctgcttttccttcctcatgCTGAGGGAAAGCTGAGgcagcagtgtggctgcagtgctgtctgCCAGTGACCTCCAGAGCCATCATCCATCACCCAGCCATGGGTAAACAGAACTTTAGGAGTGGTGCTCACTCCCAGCCCAGTCAGAAATAGCACTGTTCCCTGAAGGATGAGTCTAATCTTTACAGGGATTTTTATTCATCCAGCTCATTCTGATGGCTGAGCTGTACCTTGGGATGATAAATGTGTGACAAACTGTACCTGCATCACCTTCAGGTCTCCAGCTCCCAGGAATGTgttccctgctgggacagatGAGTCACTGCTCTCAGTATCCATCATCATTCTGCAGAATTGCTTCATGGTCAGAGTCCAACCCTTGATAGCTTCTCAAAGATGTGACTCAAACATTCATTGGAAAGTCAGAAAAGTAAAACCTTTGATAAAATGGTGTTTTACAGCCTGATTGATGACCTTGGTCTgacatttctgctgaaatatttttgtgggaattttcagTGGGATTCACACCTCCATGTGCTGTATAACAAGAGAGACACTTGCTTCTGTTTTAGTGGTTTAGAGACCATGAAATTATGGAACAGGACAAGAAAAGCTCTTCATTTCTTTgggaagcacagcctggcagcttTCCTAAACTGGTGGTCTCTGAATAATTCTGAGAGTCTGAAGAAGGAGGGGATTGGATTGTGGCAGTTCTTATCACACTTCCTGGATACTCTGGTTTATATCCAATTAACTCCATAACACAAAAGTTATTGTTGTGAGAAAGAGTTAAACAGACAAAGCCTTAGCTGCTTTACTTGACTGTTACATGCAACAGGTCAGACCTTTGCTATTGCTTTAATTTGTCCTTTTATTCTCCCCCAGGCACCCAAATCAAGTCAGATGGTAAGTATCCTTCTAAATTAGTTGGAAAAGCTGTGGGCAAAATTCTTATTAAGTTATAGTCAGTGGGAATTTTTCACTGATTGAtcaaatccattaaaaaatttaCATCTTTTGCTATCAGTAATGATACTTAGCAACTCCAAGATAAAATACTGCCTGCAAACATTCAAGCCTGATACATTCCTGTCATATAAAACTCCCTCTTTTCaagaaaatctctttatttatttaaacccaGACCCTCTGGTTGAGCTTCAGCAGTACTTGTAGCACAGCAGTTGTTCAGAGAATTGCTGCATGCTGTTGCTGTGGAACAGAACAGAAAGGTCACACACATAATAACACAGAAAGAGCCAAAATTAATTACTCAGTGTTCAGAGCTGACATGAGTCTGTTTTTCAGGTGAATATTACTGTGCAGTCCATAGTTGTGCAGTCTGTGAATGGAATGAGGACTTTACTGAGCAGCAGTGATGTCCTGAGGCTCCCAATGGTGTTGGATGAGCTGTGCATCAATGCAGTTCTCGGGGTAGGTCTGGCAGCCTTTTCCTCCTCAGAGCTGATGGAAAGCATCTATGCCTCAAACCACTTCTGATTCCCAAAGCTATCAGGAAAGCCTTGCAGTTCCCAAATACTGTGACATCTCCAAAGTGAATGTCATGGGAGAAGCACTGAGTTTGGATAAAAGGGattgttttgaaacaaaataataactCTATGCAATAAAACATTGAGCCAGGCTGAAATCCTGCTGTTAATTCTGTGCATGTGGCAAAACAGACAATGACATGAGTTTGGAATTTACTTTATGCTTGGGAGAAGATGATTTCAGGTGCACTAatgacagagaaagaaatagataCTGCACatcatcttttaattttaaaatagatgaGTGTTGTGTCTGTGCTCAGGTTTATCAAGAGGTCAGTTGTGAAGAGGATATAATCCATCCCCACCCTGGAGCTGAGTTTCTTaagcaaggaagaaagaaaatacttgcatggttgaattttttttttctagtttctcTTATGTATTTGTTCAAATTAATATCTaaaccttttaattttcaggtgAATTATCACATTACCCACACAGACACGGGAGAAATAAtagaagcagctgctgcttttgtcttGGGGGCAATTAGCAAAGAAGCAATTTCAATAGAGCAGAGCTTCGAAATCAGCTTCACTCAGGTAACTGTGGAGATGTCATGGGTGACTTGCTGAAAGACATTTAATTACAAAACTTATTAAACTTGAATCAGAACAATTGTTAGCAGCAAGGTAAAGCAGAACTTGGCCTGGACACCCAGGTGAGGCAGCATTTCAGAGCTGGTCAGTAAAGTCTGTCACATTTATGAGCCCCACCTTGTGACTGTAACATTACAGTCTTGCCCTCATCATTCAAGACATAATcctaaaataactgaaatatttctgtgttttccagccaCTTCAGTACAGGAATAAAACTAATATTCTCTGTTTGCATTGCAGGAAAATACACAGCCAGTCCCTCTCAGTGGCAATCCTGGTTATGTTGTTGGGCTGCCTGTCAGAGCAGGATTCCAGCCTCCAGGAtatcctttccctgctgcatttctgtttgctgAACTTGCTCTGGTCCATCCTCACAAACCCTTTCTAGCATGGACAGCTATGAAATACATCTGTTCcctaccaaaaataaaaatgtgcttttctggCTGTGTTTTAGGAGGGAATGACTCAGTCCTGACTGCAATCTCCTGGGACTGTGTAGTGAGGTACATTTAGCCCTTCACTGCACACCCTGGTGCTTTTTCACACTGTGAGAGGAATCTTGAGCCATTCTAACATTTGCAGCAATATTTTAAGGCTGTGATTAAGGAGTCTTTTTTTGTCCTGATATCCATCAAGCATTTAATTTCCCTTAACTGTGTGTTACATCTGGCATCATTCAGAGTAGTAACAAACACAGCCAGCTCACCATTCTGCAGAGCACATCCACCCAGGactgcctggcagcacagggagccagAGCCCCAGTATTATTTGGTTATAACATGATATCAGGCTGTAAGTTACGgtaagaagtaatttttttttttttttaataatttaatgctTTTAACCTTTTGACAACCCTTTGCCTTAGGCTCTGTTCAGGTCCTGAGCCATTTATACAGCTGGAAGAGTATTGAGAATGGagtatttaattataaaaaatgtcatttaattAACAATGGTCTTTCTTCTGGAAAGATTGTGTACATTAGCAACTGTAGCCAGAAGGcttgagcagagcagagagcaaggAGAATGATGACTGTGCCAAACcaatggattttttccttttttttttgttttgttttgttttctggaagaaTTACAGCAGCTATGGAATGCCAGCCTTTGGCTCAGACCCTCCTTGATGTGCTGAAGGGCCAAAGCTTCCCTGAGTTCGTGGCCTCGTTTGGGAATTCTCAAGCCCAGGATGTGCTCGACTGGGTGCCAATAACTCAGCTCCACATCTCAGAACAGGTGAAAGTTCAACCACTTCCACCCCTGCACCCTCAgatctgtgcctgtgctgcagcatcAGCTCAGCTTCACACCCTAAAAATGCAGGAGCCAACTGGAGGagaaaatggggctgggaatgcagaATATTCACAGAGGAGGGTTTCACTCTTGCTGTACAAATTAGATTTTATCAAACTGGTATGCAGGCACCTCAGCTATGGATCAGGGCAATATATTGGGTACAAAATGAGTTGTTTAAACACAGGTTAGAATGTTGCTCTTCTAAGGATGGAGCAccagaggtgacagggaggggacagaatCAGTGTTTCCATTCTTACTCCAGGTCAGGGTtagagagagagaagcagatAGAAGACTCTGGATGGTTTCTTGCATGCTTCTgcaattaaaaagcaaatagtTTCTGTAACCAGAAGTGTGATAGTTCAACaagaaatgcataaaaatatttaagattatAGCCTTCAAAATTCTACCCTGGCAGAGTTCAGGATTTTGTCCTGCCCAGCAGAAGTGCAGCTGCTCTGGTAACCTCAGTGAGCCTTTCTGGGGACATTCTACCCTTTTAATAACATGAATAATTAATGACTGTGATGCTTTCTGCATAAGGCAGACAATGAGATGATTTCTCACACTTTGCAGAGCCCATGCCAAATACCAGTGTCACTGGGAATAGAAGTGAAGTGGACTAAATATGGATCCCTGGTCAATCCACAAGCCAGGATAGTGAATGTTACAGCCACAATCACTACCAGCACACTGAAGCAGGTATGTAATTAAATTacaggatttaaaataaaacaagtggCTTGTTTTCCTTGGCTATCAGCTGTGTGACAGTGACCCAGATAATCTCATTATCTAAAGGCAGCACTTCACATTAGAATGTATTTACACCCAGCAGTTCTCTTCCAGCTCAAACAACTGTGGGCTCCTTGCCAAAACACACTCCAATAAAAATCTATACATCatttaaggaaagaaacatggaactatattaaaaaaaccaacctttTTAACAAATATAACCCAGACCAAATAAAACAATTGTACAAATAGAAAACTGAAGCTAAGTCCTGTTTGTATTTTCATTGCAGCTTCCCTCAGGAAGGGAAAGGATCATTCCTGTAACAAGTTCAGTGGTTTTCACTGACATTTCTTCACCTGCAGAGCCAAGCTACAAAGCTTGGCCCACCATTGACATCAAATTACCCTTTGACTTTTTCTATCCCTTTGTCTAAGGTAAGTATGCATCAAAACcacatatttctgcttttttcttatttttagtcCATTGTTTATCCTGTGACTATGATGGGCCACCACTTTCTTTTGAGTTGTAGATACTGTGCTAAAATTGGCCAAGAGAGGAAGGGTGAGACCTTGTGAGGGTTCTCAGAAGGTTTAAGGTCAAGAAACCCCCAATGAAGTGGAAAGTACCCAATTCTAACTctgcagagaggacagaggtTGCAGTTTGAACTTGCTGGTGGCTCTGGCCCAGTGACAGCCACCCTGTGGgatccagcacaggcaggaggggaagggaagagcacagggacacccagggagaGCAGCTTCATTATCCCATAACAGCAGAGCTCAATTGCTAATTAAACTCATCATGTGCTATTAGATAAGATCTGCTTTATCTCCTTGCATAGATGAATATTTCTGGCTATTTCTCCCACACTACTAATTaatttacctttttaaaaataatctggaCATTTGAGTTGTGCTTTCAGTGACCCCACCAGCTGAGAGGGGCTGAGAcacctgctgcagccaccaTCTCTCAGAATTCCCACTTACACCTCACTCTTCAGCTCTTAAACAGCCTCTCCACAGGGACACTCTGGTACCTGAAAAAATTCAACCACCAGCCTGGCCTTtcagaatttgctttttcatgGCTTTTCTGGAGTCTGACTGTTCCCAGCAGTGCACTCACCTACATCTGTTCTTACATATTACAGTTCTTTTAATACATGGATTTATGAGCTGTGGAAACAAAGAACTTTGCAGCCCCACAGGCTGTGAAGGAGCagtgaaaagggaagaagagatgAGAGAATGCAGAACTGGGATCTGCTGCTGGAACAAGGCATTGTTTGATGTAGATGGCACACGTTTGCCTctattttggggctgatttctTTGTCAGGGAAAGGAGTGGTGTGTTGGTGTTTCTGAAATGAATGTTATATAAATAACAAAGTGGCAGAAGCAGCAACAGAAATGAGGAAACTACTAACAGTGTGAAAAGAATGGCTGGCAAGGAGATGTATTGATGATGAACAGGCAGCTGGTGGAGAAGAAATTGCCTTTTC
Proteins encoded:
- the TCTN1 gene encoding tectonic-1 isoform X2; this encodes MAAALGPGAFFVLILLLLSPPPLRAEELAAEPADTRDAARVRSAPAPVTDVARLCVCDLLVAQCDVNCCCDPDCSPEDFSLFTTCSVPVVTGDSHLCSQKAAVYSLDVEANPPERIFKLIDQVNPSIFCIHATNYKQALYLKSPEIPTPENFDQLLEKYGGSSFRAEPDSWDLDTDVQNPPEANETSRYEYGLPVQTEDAFLRLPSPVVSSWCSDANPAGFLVNQATKCIRSVSVEKCDSIQALSMLFYINSSILAVPKSSQMVNITVQSIVVQSVNGMRTLLSSSDVLRLPMVLDELCINAVLGVNYHITHTDTGEIIEAAAAFVLGAISKEAISIEQSFEISFTQENTQPVPLSGNPGYVVGLPVRAGFQPPGSGIIQSSNKHSQLTILQSTSTQDCLAAQGARAPVLFGYNMISGCKLRITAAMECQPLAQTLLDVLKGQSFPEFVASFGNSQAQDVLDWVPITQLHISEQSPCQIPVSLGIEVKWTKYGSLVNPQARIVNVTATITTSTLKQLPSGRERIIPVTSSVVFTDISSPAEPSYKAWPTIDIKLPFDFFYPFV
- the TCTN1 gene encoding tectonic-1 isoform X1, which encodes MAAALGPGAFFVLILLLLSPPPLRAEELAAEPADTRDAARVRSAPAPVTDVARLCVCDLLVAQCDVNCCCDPDCSPEDFSLFTTCSVPVVTGDSHLCSQKAAVYSLDVEANPPERIFKLIDQVNPSIFCIHATNYKQALYLKSPEIPTPENFDQLLEKYGGSSFRAEPDSWDLDTDVQNPPEANETSRYEYGLPVQTEDAFLRLPSPVVSSWCSDANPAGFLVNQATKCIRSVSVEKCDSIQALSMLFYINSSILAAPKSSQMVNITVQSIVVQSVNGMRTLLSSSDVLRLPMVLDELCINAVLGVNYHITHTDTGEIIEAAAAFVLGAISKEAISIEQSFEISFTQENTQPVPLSGNPGYVVGLPVRAGFQPPGSGIIQSSNKHSQLTILQSTSTQDCLAAQGARAPVLFGYNMISGCKLRITAAMECQPLAQTLLDVLKGQSFPEFVASFGNSQAQDVLDWVPITQLHISEQSPCQIPVSLGIEVKWTKYGSLVNPQARIVNVTATITTSTLKQLPSGRERIIPVTSSVVFTDISSPAEPSYKAWPTIDIKLPFDFFYPFV